A genomic segment from Lutzomyia longipalpis isolate SR_M1_2022 chromosome 3, ASM2433408v1 encodes:
- the LOC129793999 gene encoding uncharacterized protein LOC129793999 isoform X1, whose translation MESGSVLSEPSSTAFGTNRTIYGAPERTTSMTILSTAGAPASTTSSQGKPRMSHLETLEAKMASIEVSLSGSTPRRRKGTSLGGSSSVRSSPRPESAPTKEVRSALQDREAIIQSLRMQLGLGKLPRPCGTPLEESERPAAEQRLHRLKIDAENKKIAIRNLKAALDKLDITDNIDVRIRQAELEYALGREELQLLSLVEEIQALQSRLEKSKPEANSIYNILQSGTNLSLHAVQVTVGRWAATSRNDCPGMWIEWALEGEGLYRGDRIIEVNGKIFSGRSREELQRLIGSSSRCQLVVIRQRAMPFAQQQLIQSQEDNLRLQHRISYLEEQVKELQETKESRSSPTNNSHVTSISISSPTPKLVEKPEIFQRGNFITTIVDGKPTKSPPAVAQLSKASHVTKTTIVKDMNGHANGESEGVRRNLSTSTVSLTSNVSSKRDLEEIRRERYVQRSGRLASCHGHHQQHISRSGDHLHEYNKSASSDRKLEILARKVNGHPNHLNHQRTHDLRSVKSLDFDSDCGGQPRDVDYTSEPLGSKPLRPLPPKKPLRLSLQRAQSLQTVEGTDLDKKRANKRPHRGMTPFNGDQPNALHTASLGRNKYI comes from the exons ATGGAATCGGGTAGTGTCTTGAGTGAACCCTCATCAACGGCCTTTGGCACCAATCGCACTATTTACGGTGCCCCAGAGAGAACCACATCAATGACAATCCTATCGACTGCGGGAGCACCAGCATCGACCACATCATCGCAGGGGAAACCAAGAATGTCTCACCTGGAGACACTCGAGGCAAAG ATGGCCAGTATCGAGGTGTCACTGAGCGGAAGCACTCCGAGACGTCGCAAAGGTACATCACTTGGTGGTAGTTCATCTGTGAGATCATCCCCACGACCTGAATCTGCCCCAACAAAGGAGGTGCGTTCAGCTCTTCAAGATCGCGAAGCAATTATTCAGAGTTTGAGGATGCAATTGGGTCTGGGAAAATTGCCACGTCCCTGTGGGACGCCCCTGGAGGAGAGTGAACGTCCAGCAGCTGAGCAGAGACTCCACAGACTCAAGATTGATGCTGAGAACAAGAAGATCGCCATTAGAAATCTCAAAGCAGCTTTGGATAAACTCGATATTACAGA taaTATCGACGTTAGAATTCGTCAAGCGGAACTGGAGTATGCCCTCGGACGCGAGGAGCTTCAACTCCTGTCGCTTGTGGAGGAGATCCAGGCACTTCAGTCACGCCTGGAAAAATCAAAACCCGAAGCCAATTCAATTTACAATATCCTGCAGAGTGGCACAAATTTGAGCTTGCACGCAGTTCAGGTGACCGTTGGTCGGTGGGCAGCCACATCGAGGAATGATTGTCCGGGAATGTGGATTGAATGGGCACTGGAGGGGGAGGGTCTCTATCGGGGTGACCGAATAATCGAGGTGAATGGGAAGATCTTCAGTGGGCGCAGCCGCGAAGAGCTCCAAAGGCTAATTGGCTCATCCAGTCGTTGCCAGCTGGTGGTCATTCGCCAGAGAGCTATGCCATTTGCGCAGCAGCAACTGATTCAGAGTCAAGAGGATAATTTGCGTCTGCAGCATCGTATATCCTACCTCGAGGAGCAGGTGAAGGAACTTCAGGAGACCAAGGAGTCTCGTTCATCGCCAACAAATAATTCCCACGTGACAAGCATAAGTATCTCATCGCCAACACCCAAATTGGTGGAAAAGCCGGAAATTTTTCAACGTGGAAATTTCATTACGACCATTGTGGATGGGAAACCCACCAAGAGTCCACCGGCTGTGGCTCAGCTGTCCAAAGCATCGCACGTGACCAAGACAACTATTGTGAAGGATATGAATGGGCATGCTAATGGGGAGAGTGAGGGAGTTCGCAGGAATTTATCCACATCAACGGTCTCCCTGACTAGCAATGTGTCGTCGAAGCGGGATCTCGAGGAAATTCGACGGGAGCGCTATGTACAGAGATCCGGAAGACTCGCATCTTGCCATGGGCATCATCAGCAACATATTTCTCGTAGCGGTGATCACCTGCATGAGTACAATAAGTCCGCcag TTCGGATCGGAAGTTGGAAATTTTGGCGCGAAAGGTCAACGGACATCCGAATCATTTGAATCATCAGAGAACTCATGATCTCAGGAGTGTAAAGAGCCTGGACTTTGATTCAGACTGCGGAGGGCAGCCAAGGGATGTGGACTACACATCGGAACCCCTTGGATCGAAACCCTTGCGTCCGTTGCCGCCAAAGAAACCCCTAAGATTGTCCCTGCAGCGCGCACAGAGCCTCCAAACTGTCGAAGGGACTGATCTTGATAAGAAGCGAGCCAACAAGAGACCCCATCGTGGTATGACTCCCTTCAATGGGGATCAACCAAATGCACTCCATACGGCGTCTCTTGGGCGCAACAAGTACATTTAA
- the LOC129793999 gene encoding uncharacterized protein LOC129793999 isoform X2: MASIEVSLSGSTPRRRKGTSLGGSSSVRSSPRPESAPTKEVRSALQDREAIIQSLRMQLGLGKLPRPCGTPLEESERPAAEQRLHRLKIDAENKKIAIRNLKAALDKLDITDNIDVRIRQAELEYALGREELQLLSLVEEIQALQSRLEKSKPEANSIYNILQSGTNLSLHAVQVTVGRWAATSRNDCPGMWIEWALEGEGLYRGDRIIEVNGKIFSGRSREELQRLIGSSSRCQLVVIRQRAMPFAQQQLIQSQEDNLRLQHRISYLEEQVKELQETKESRSSPTNNSHVTSISISSPTPKLVEKPEIFQRGNFITTIVDGKPTKSPPAVAQLSKASHVTKTTIVKDMNGHANGESEGVRRNLSTSTVSLTSNVSSKRDLEEIRRERYVQRSGRLASCHGHHQQHISRSGDHLHEYNKSASSDRKLEILARKVNGHPNHLNHQRTHDLRSVKSLDFDSDCGGQPRDVDYTSEPLGSKPLRPLPPKKPLRLSLQRAQSLQTVEGTDLDKKRANKRPHRGMTPFNGDQPNALHTASLGRNKYI; this comes from the exons ATGGCCAGTATCGAGGTGTCACTGAGCGGAAGCACTCCGAGACGTCGCAAAGGTACATCACTTGGTGGTAGTTCATCTGTGAGATCATCCCCACGACCTGAATCTGCCCCAACAAAGGAGGTGCGTTCAGCTCTTCAAGATCGCGAAGCAATTATTCAGAGTTTGAGGATGCAATTGGGTCTGGGAAAATTGCCACGTCCCTGTGGGACGCCCCTGGAGGAGAGTGAACGTCCAGCAGCTGAGCAGAGACTCCACAGACTCAAGATTGATGCTGAGAACAAGAAGATCGCCATTAGAAATCTCAAAGCAGCTTTGGATAAACTCGATATTACAGA taaTATCGACGTTAGAATTCGTCAAGCGGAACTGGAGTATGCCCTCGGACGCGAGGAGCTTCAACTCCTGTCGCTTGTGGAGGAGATCCAGGCACTTCAGTCACGCCTGGAAAAATCAAAACCCGAAGCCAATTCAATTTACAATATCCTGCAGAGTGGCACAAATTTGAGCTTGCACGCAGTTCAGGTGACCGTTGGTCGGTGGGCAGCCACATCGAGGAATGATTGTCCGGGAATGTGGATTGAATGGGCACTGGAGGGGGAGGGTCTCTATCGGGGTGACCGAATAATCGAGGTGAATGGGAAGATCTTCAGTGGGCGCAGCCGCGAAGAGCTCCAAAGGCTAATTGGCTCATCCAGTCGTTGCCAGCTGGTGGTCATTCGCCAGAGAGCTATGCCATTTGCGCAGCAGCAACTGATTCAGAGTCAAGAGGATAATTTGCGTCTGCAGCATCGTATATCCTACCTCGAGGAGCAGGTGAAGGAACTTCAGGAGACCAAGGAGTCTCGTTCATCGCCAACAAATAATTCCCACGTGACAAGCATAAGTATCTCATCGCCAACACCCAAATTGGTGGAAAAGCCGGAAATTTTTCAACGTGGAAATTTCATTACGACCATTGTGGATGGGAAACCCACCAAGAGTCCACCGGCTGTGGCTCAGCTGTCCAAAGCATCGCACGTGACCAAGACAACTATTGTGAAGGATATGAATGGGCATGCTAATGGGGAGAGTGAGGGAGTTCGCAGGAATTTATCCACATCAACGGTCTCCCTGACTAGCAATGTGTCGTCGAAGCGGGATCTCGAGGAAATTCGACGGGAGCGCTATGTACAGAGATCCGGAAGACTCGCATCTTGCCATGGGCATCATCAGCAACATATTTCTCGTAGCGGTGATCACCTGCATGAGTACAATAAGTCCGCcag TTCGGATCGGAAGTTGGAAATTTTGGCGCGAAAGGTCAACGGACATCCGAATCATTTGAATCATCAGAGAACTCATGATCTCAGGAGTGTAAAGAGCCTGGACTTTGATTCAGACTGCGGAGGGCAGCCAAGGGATGTGGACTACACATCGGAACCCCTTGGATCGAAACCCTTGCGTCCGTTGCCGCCAAAGAAACCCCTAAGATTGTCCCTGCAGCGCGCACAGAGCCTCCAAACTGTCGAAGGGACTGATCTTGATAAGAAGCGAGCCAACAAGAGACCCCATCGTGGTATGACTCCCTTCAATGGGGATCAACCAAATGCACTCCATACGGCGTCTCTTGGGCGCAACAAGTACATTTAA